A region of the Excalfactoria chinensis isolate bCotChi1 unplaced genomic scaffold, bCotChi1.hap2 Scaffold_85, whole genome shotgun sequence genome:
gcctAAACTGGCACcaaaaaagagaagcacaacttccctgaggtaggaggctgagcaggagagcttgaggatctgggggatttcacagaaaaactggttgacaacattgccttggcagagaggcagtgaaaacgtactggcagtgtgcagcagggaatagagaagcccagtgccccaggcagctgctgccatggtggcacaagctctgctgtccatcaaggtcccgtagtgcaggggcttgcagatggcaacgtagcggtcataggacatgatggtgagaagggaaaactctgctgagatgaagaagagaaagaaaaaaacctgtgcagcacatcctgtgtaggagatggccctggtgtcccagagggcgttggccatggctctggggagagtggtggagatgcagcccaggtcgaggagggccaggttgagcaggaagaagtacatgggggtgtgcaggcggcggtcgcaggctacggctgtgctgatgaggccgttgcccaggagggcagccaggtagatgcccagcaagagccagaagtgcaggagctgcagctgccgcgtgtctcccagtggcagcaggaggaactcgctgatggagctgctgttgggcatctgctgttcctgggcttggagtcctgttcgaagtgcagaagataatgacaagtccaaaTCAATCTCAGAGACAGTACTGCTATACtataaaagttctcctttccctttggaaaatgttcatttaactccagaattTGAATTTACTTTTCATGAGATTCACCATATAGAAGGTTAGtgtgctcttcctttcttctcatttcctgatCACATttcagcctcctggatattttcctctttactccaGCTGCTCTTCGAGgccccagctccagcttctGTGCACTTCAAATTGTCTTAGACAAATCAGACAGTTTGCAGGACAAATCAtctattaatgtctgcagaaagcaatgataaGTTAAAGTGACTTTAtccttttaggaaggagagactgaaagcacattctgtgtgactgcttaaaaaacaaaacaaaacaaaacaaaaacaacaaaaaacaaacaaacaaacaaaaacaaaacaaaaaaaaaaaaacaaaacaaaaacaaaaaccaaaacaaaacaatggattgaagaaatatttgggagtctcagagctgtgctcaaaaTTGACagccttttagatttctgccgcccatccttcctgcctcccctcagaaaaggaaatggaaaatccctgcctttactctcctcttgcaaagtacccttacaaacattcagttgtgcagtggagctgtgatccccctgccccaggcagcagctgtggcagcacaagccctgccggggggctccttccccccacacgtctccccgcagcaccctggacagctccccgggcaggctgagtgctgagcctggcaggcggcagagtcccatagccggcacacagcccctggggcacagcagggaccctgctctgcaggacagccctgggcacccgcctgcagccccacatgcacagcctgcagccgtgctgggacatgcagccctcagggctgtgctctgatactgcagcacggaagccctcagctggagcaaaAGGCTTTTTCCatagtaaagaaacatgcagtgcctgcagccagatctgctatgggatgtcccagattaagttaaccctctatgaaatgcagctgcacgGTCTGCAGTGAaacttaccttgtcatggtctgtgggcaatgctcctgcagtgagctcacagcctgctcacaccgtacacatcctgcaagctctctcccctttctctcctctccttcctttaactgcaggctgtgctgtgcactagagctgctcctgggcacagctgtctctctgcagccctgtccatttttaagagctccctgtgtcccaggagcccggcccagctcagcagaagaatatgacatgtttatccttcccacttgtctcccctgagatgtccctggatcctcatggcaaacagttcctgaaagacaacagcatcatgacagtacattaaaatctgttgaatttaacaccagatttctagtggtcagtgactagttccagacatgtggtgagtcctcccagagagtgtttgctgaaactaaaagggcacACAGAGAAGGACACAatatcattgaatcatagaatcaccatggtttcaaaagaccttaaagagcatccagtccaactgttcatgtaccaccaatagctcccactaatccatgtccctcaacacaacatccagtcattccttgaacacctccaggtccGGTGACACCACCAACACCCTGAGCAGTCCATCCCAggtcccaaagtgcaggacatgGCATTTGGCCTAGTGAACCTCATCctattggcttcagcccagctctccagcctgtccagattcctCAGTAGGGCCTTGCTAACCCGAgacagatccacactcccagccaatttggtgtaATCCACAAACCTACATAGGATGCCCCCAATGACCTCATCCACACCACCAATAAAGATAGTGAAGATGACAGGCCACAGCACCAGACCCTTGGGGAACACCAGGGAggcgcacaggtaggtgtccatcttgaatatctccagacaaggagactccacaacccccttgagcagcctgttcaAGTGCTCAGTCACCCTCACCATTAAGAacttcttgcacacatttttgcagaacttcctacgctccagtttctgtccattaccccttgtcctgacttcacacactgctgaaaagagcctggtcttGCCACTTtgaccccacacctcagatatttatagacctggatcatgtcccctctcagtcttcttttctcaaggctaagcagacccagctcacttagcctttcttcataggggagatgcttccGAACCTTCACCGTATTTGTGGACCTCTGttgaactctttccaagagatccctgtccttttttgtactggagagcccagaactggacacagta
Encoded here:
- the LOC140265375 gene encoding olfactory receptor 14C36-like, producing the protein MPNSSSISEFLLLPLGDTRQLQLLHFWLLLGIYLAALLGNGLISTAVACDRRLHTPMYFFLLNLALLDLGCISTTLPRAMANALWDTRAISYTGCAAQVFFFLFFISAEFSLLTIMSYDRYVAICKPLHYGTLMDSRACATMAAAAWGTGLLYSLLHTASTFSLPLCQGNVVNQFFCEIPQILKLSCSASYLREVVLLFFGASLGFGCFVFIVVSYVQIFLAVLGMPSEQGRHKAFSTCLPHLAVVSLFLSTAFFANLKPPSISSPLLDLTMSFLYSVVPPAVNPLIYSMRNQKVKDAVWKVITKCVSQTFDCPSFGIHDMKCSFLLGPYGAAQPPPPQQVPYTR